A window of the Clupea harengus chromosome 8, Ch_v2.0.2, whole genome shotgun sequence genome harbors these coding sequences:
- the zgc:165604 gene encoding immunoglobulin superfamily member 11: MGCSGWWLLWTACLGNTVLQQNAVRVTVRESSMEAIQGDSVVLPCSFFTMIPLSRLSIIWTLAPLSDPASPSQVIVYDQGQVIESPAFTGRVGFTGIPWSADVVLNDTRVSDSGIYRCVVSNPPEVGDPGIGELSLSVLAPPSLPVCLWEGDTEAGGSVTLSCAVAEGVPTPEMRWEKLEPEQISLPLNMENDMSGSIQMANISAQTSGIYRCSVSNVLGTQNCYINLSVYSPPDDSPGILQGVLLTLSMALVLLALLVLVLWLHRSGQERKMRSPKEQEEEESYNEIRYTPSLIKRSFV; the protein is encoded by the exons ATGGGCTGCTCAGGATGGTGGCTGCTGTGGACCGCCTGCTTGGGGAACACCGTTCTGCAGCAGA ACGCAGTGCGCGTGACGGTGCGGGAGTCCAGCATGGAGGCCATCCAGGGGGACTCTGTGGTCCTGCCCTGCTCCTTCTTCACCATGATCCCCCTCTCTCGCCTCAGCATCATCTGGACCCTGGCACCGCTCTCGGACCCTGCCTCCCCCTCACAG GTGATTGTGTATGACCAGGGGCAGGTGATTGAGAGCCCTGCTTTCACCGGCCGGGTGGGTTTCACAGGAATCCCGTGGAGCGCAGACGTGGTCCTGAACGACACTCGTGTGTCTGACTCGGGCATCTACCGCTGTGTGGTCAGCAACCCACCAGAGGTTGGAGATCCAGGGATAGGGGAACTCAGCCTGAGTGTACTGG cccctccctccctccccgtgtgtctgtgggagggtGACACGGAGGCCGGTGGCAGCGTGACGCTCTCTTGTGCCGTCGCAGAGGGGGTGCCCACCCCAGAGATGCGCTGGGAGAAGCTGGAGCCGGAACAAATCTCGCTGCCTCTCAACATGGAAA ATGACATGTCGGGCTCTATTCAAATGGCCAATATATCAGCGCAGACGTCTGGAATATACCGCTGCTCCGTGTCTAATGTCCTGGGCACCCAGAACTGCTACATAAACCTCTCTGTGTACAGCC CTCCTGACGATTCCCCAGGAATCCTGCAGGGGGTGCTGCTGACTCTCTCCATGGCTCTGGTGCTCCTGGccctgctggtgctggtgctctGGCTTCACCGCTCCGgccaggagaggaagatgaggagtccgaaggagcaggaggaagaggagtcttATAACGAGATCAGATACACCCCCTCGCTCATCAAGCGCTCTTTTGTTTAA